In the genome of Flexistipes sinusarabici DSM 4947, one region contains:
- the uvrC gene encoding excinuclease ABC subunit UvrC, giving the protein MKKTDMNAIPDKPGVYLFKDRREQIIYVGKALSLRRRLASYFDSSPKPVKTERMLKRALSLDYIITNNEVEALLLEANMIKTEKPRYNILLKDSKGYPYIKVTREDFPRVMFTRINSEEKADYFGPFVQAQNLRGILKSLLKVFPLRSCTDTRFRQGKTCINYQIKRCKGPCEGLISKTEYNKIVSEIRDFFKGNMEKLQSTLKNEMESYAEKLMFEEAAEVRNRMQSLGKLFTNQKIVMENDKHIDCFVFGRHKEIDYVTQCFIRSGKLIGLNTKIIEDREYLGDDVSYVMQFYSTLRQFPEELFVYPQPAGNDTRVLSSALNKLSGKDIVIRQRGLGNLVPVAQNNGINFVEKYIENKDTVHQMTERFKKVLHLDNDIKTIQCVDISHLSGEMTVGASVFWDKSRGFVKNNYRKYNLKNLSNNDVEAVYQLVRRKAENIAHGSEEGSDIYIIDGGIAQLNAAVKAFGKTGINANICSISKGRSRSGEKFDFAESIEEIHVPGRKNSIRLKRNDKALLLAAKMRDEAHRFVITALRQKALKNYKKSPLLQIDGLGEKRLKILLTEFPDIYSNFELTAEEIAEKCSIPLNICERVLRFVKKSQY; this is encoded by the coding sequence TTGAAAAAAACCGATATGAATGCAATTCCGGATAAGCCGGGTGTTTATCTTTTTAAAGACCGAAGGGAGCAGATCATTTATGTGGGAAAAGCTCTTTCTCTGAGGAGGCGTCTGGCTTCGTATTTTGACAGCTCACCTAAACCTGTAAAAACAGAAAGAATGCTTAAAAGAGCGTTATCTTTGGATTATATTATTACCAACAATGAAGTTGAAGCTTTGCTGCTTGAAGCCAATATGATTAAAACGGAAAAGCCAAGATACAATATTCTCCTGAAGGATTCCAAGGGGTATCCGTACATCAAAGTTACCAGAGAAGATTTTCCACGTGTTATGTTTACAAGAATCAACTCCGAAGAGAAAGCAGATTACTTCGGCCCCTTTGTTCAGGCTCAGAATCTACGAGGGATACTCAAAAGCCTCTTGAAAGTTTTTCCTCTGCGCTCGTGTACAGACACTCGATTCAGGCAGGGGAAAACATGTATCAATTATCAGATCAAACGCTGCAAAGGCCCTTGTGAAGGATTGATATCCAAAACGGAATATAATAAAATTGTTTCTGAAATAAGGGATTTTTTCAAAGGTAACATGGAAAAACTTCAAAGTACGTTAAAAAATGAGATGGAAAGTTATGCTGAAAAACTGATGTTTGAAGAGGCTGCAGAAGTCAGGAACAGGATGCAGTCTCTGGGAAAGTTGTTTACAAACCAAAAAATTGTGATGGAAAACGACAAGCATATTGACTGCTTTGTTTTCGGAAGGCACAAGGAAATTGATTATGTAACGCAGTGTTTTATAAGAAGCGGCAAGCTGATAGGATTAAATACTAAAATTATTGAAGACCGAGAATACCTTGGGGATGACGTTTCGTATGTAATGCAGTTTTACAGTACACTCAGGCAGTTCCCTGAAGAGTTGTTTGTTTACCCGCAGCCTGCAGGAAATGACACCAGAGTTCTCAGCAGTGCTCTCAATAAACTTTCCGGTAAAGATATCGTTATAAGGCAGAGAGGGTTGGGAAATCTTGTGCCAGTTGCCCAAAATAACGGTATTAATTTTGTTGAAAAATACATCGAAAATAAAGACACCGTTCATCAAATGACTGAAAGGTTTAAGAAAGTACTTCATCTTGATAATGATATAAAAACAATACAGTGTGTGGATATATCTCATCTTTCCGGGGAAATGACCGTGGGTGCCTCAGTCTTTTGGGATAAAAGCAGGGGTTTTGTGAAAAATAACTACCGCAAATATAATCTGAAGAATCTGTCAAATAATGACGTGGAAGCTGTATATCAGCTTGTCAGAAGGAAAGCTGAAAACATAGCTCATGGCAGCGAGGAAGGCAGTGATATTTACATCATTGACGGCGGGATTGCACAGCTGAATGCTGCGGTGAAAGCTTTTGGAAAAACCGGTATTAATGCTAATATATGTTCCATTTCCAAGGGAAGAAGCAGGTCAGGAGAAAAATTTGATTTTGCAGAATCGATTGAGGAAATTCATGTCCCAGGGAGAAAAAATTCAATACGCCTGAAAAGAAACGACAAAGCATTGCTCCTGGCTGCAAAAATGCGGGACGAAGCACACCGGTTTGTAATTACAGCATTGAGGCAAAAAGCTCTGAAAAATTATAAAAAATCTCCCCTTCTTCAGATAGACGGTTTGGGGGAGAAAAGGCTGAAAATTCTTTTGACAGAATTCCCGGATATTTATTCAAATTTTGAACTAACAGCTGAGGAAATAGCGGAAAAATGCAGTATTCCTCTTAATATTTGCGAAAGGGTTCTTAGGTTTGTAAAAAAATCTCAATATTAA
- a CDS encoding septal ring lytic transglycosylase RlpA family protein, whose amino-acid sequence MKKLFLLSLTTFILISCGTKVQQVPPSADYEDVTYGRPYIIHGIKYYPMSHVSDFEQVGYASWYGTEEHGTPTANGEIYDMYANTAAHKTLPLGSMVHVKNLENGRTTVVRINDRGPFIKGRIIDLSYTGAKKIGIVNKGVAKVKITLLSEARNRLVVNGHDVDLDKRKFAVQIGSFTVYKNAERLVEKHSNAAITKFSKNGNIFYRVRIGNFDNRGEAENFIKEYSRQYPGAFIVAED is encoded by the coding sequence GTCCAGCAAGTCCCCCCGTCTGCTGACTACGAGGATGTGACATACGGCAGACCGTATATTATACACGGAATAAAATACTACCCGATGTCACATGTTTCCGATTTTGAACAGGTGGGCTACGCCTCCTGGTACGGAACTGAAGAGCACGGAACCCCTACAGCCAACGGCGAGATTTATGACATGTACGCAAATACTGCCGCACACAAAACACTTCCTTTGGGCAGCATGGTTCATGTTAAGAATCTTGAAAACGGCAGAACAACAGTTGTAAGAATTAACGACAGAGGTCCGTTTATCAAAGGGCGAATTATAGATTTGTCTTATACCGGAGCAAAAAAAATAGGCATTGTGAACAAAGGTGTGGCTAAAGTCAAAATAACGCTCCTTTCAGAAGCAAGGAACAGGCTCGTGGTGAACGGTCATGATGTAGACCTTGACAAACGAAAGTTTGCCGTACAAATCGGCTCATTTACAGTCTATAAGAATGCAGAAAGACTTGTTGAAAAACATAGCAATGCAGCCATCACCAAATTCAGTAAGAACGGAAATATTTTTTATCGTGTCCGTATCGGAAATTTCGACAACCGGGGTGAAGCGGAAAATTTTATCAAAGAATACAGCAGACAGTATCCCGGCGCGTTTATTGTTGCGGAGGACTAA